A genomic window from Quercus lobata isolate SW786 chromosome 10, ValleyOak3.0 Primary Assembly, whole genome shotgun sequence includes:
- the LOC115964227 gene encoding peptidyl-prolyl cis-trans isomerase 1-like, producing the protein MASNPKVFFNMTIDGQPTDRIIMELYINMVPRTAENFRALCTSEKGAGRFDKPLHYKGSSFHRVIPRFMCQGGDFTAENGTGGESIYGTKFADENFMKKHTGPRVLSMANASPRTNGSQLFIYTAKTEWLNGKHVLFGQIIEGIDPETSEGWLKLNNHWV; encoded by the exons CCTAAGGTCTTCTTCAACATGACCATCGACGGCCAACCTACCGACCGTATCATCATGGAGCTCTACATCAACATGGTTCCTCGCACCGCCGAGAACTTCCGAGCTCTTTGCACTAGTGAGAAGGGCGCTGGCCGCTTCGACAAGCCGCTCCACTATAAGGGATCATCATTCCACCGTGTGATCCCTAGATTCATGTGCCAGGGAGGCGACTTCACCGCCGAAAACGGCACTGGAGGAGAGTCGATCTATGGCACCAAGTTTGCCGACGAGAACTTCATGAAGAAGCACACCGGCCCTAGAGTCCTCTCCATGGCCAATGCCAGTCCCAGAACCAACGGATCTCAGTTATTCATCTACACCGCCAAGACTGAGTGGCTCAATGGAAAGCATGTCTTGTTTGGCCAGATCATCGAGGGCATAGACCCTGAAACGTCTGAGGgctgg ttaaaactcaATAATCACtgggtctaa
- the LOC115965465 gene encoding uncharacterized protein LOC115965465, whose translation MAVPNTQTELPASAQTPLIILDSNQQEELNDTQLNHSLHRLETFLRIFGFCQYSALSITLSWLVFLLLGVALPLSIIELSYCSNCEKYQIKNFELEILVSESLLAAISLLFISHNLRKYGERKFLFVDRCHGHMTQFREEYLQKINGFFRLLAVWLLPCFLLKTVRDVIRMVYAHNDSWWLSVATLFASLVSWTYSTTIFLSGSALFNLVCNLQIIHFENYGKLLERDLDVSVYIEEHIRLKHNLSKISHRFRIYLVLELLVVTASQFVALLETTGNPDIINFINGGDFAVSSIVELVGLIICLHSAAKISYRSLSLAAISSRWHALVTCNPNDVSQRGISSNGGNLEAAISAGSLPINYSESDLESIDYFPVPTNTQMASYISMYHKRQAFVMYMQSNLGGATIYGWTIDRPLINTIFFLEFSLVLFVLGKTITFTTK comes from the exons ATGGCGGTTCCTAACACACAAACAGAACTACCCGCTTCAGCTCAAACCCCACTTATTATATTAGACTCAAACCAACAAGAAGAACTAAATGACACTCAACTAAATCACTCCCTCCATCGCTTAGAAACATTTCTTAGAATCTTTGGCTTCTGCCAATACTCTGCTTTAAGCATCACTCTGTCATGGCTCGTATTTCTTCTTCTAGGTGTTGCACTTCCACTTTCTATAATCGAGCTCTCTTATTGTTCCAACTGCGAGAAGTATCAGATCAAAAACTTTGAGCTTGAGATTCTGGTTTCTGAGTCCCTTTTGGCAGCCATTTCTCTGCTGTTCATTTCACACAACCTTCGCAAGTATGGTGAAAGGAAGTTTCTGTTTGTGGATCGGTGTCATGGTCATATGACACAGTTTCGTGAAGAATACTTACAAAAGATCAAC GGTTTCTTTCGCTTGTTGGCAGTGTGGCTATTACCATGCTTCCTTTTAAAGACTGTTCGCGACGTCATTCGTATGGTATATGCGCACAATGATTCATGGTGGCTATCTGTTGCTACATTATTTGCCTCGCTGGTTTCATGGACTTATTCAACCACAATCTTTCTATCAGGCAGTGCTCTTTTCAATTTGGTCTGCAACTTGCAAATTATACACTTTGAAAACTATGGGAAGCTTTTGGAAAGGGATCTTGATGTTTCAGTGTACATAGAGGAGCACATTCGTCTAAAGCATAATCTATCCAAAATTAGCCACAGGTTCCGAATATATCTTGTTCTGGAGTTGTTAGTTGTGACAGCTAGTCAATTTGTGGCTCTGCTAGAGACCACGGGAAACCCTGATATTATTAATTTCATCAATGGTGGTGATTTTGCA GTATCCTCTATCGTTGAGCTTGTTGGGCTCATAATTTGCCTTCATTCAGCTGCAAAGATTTCATATAGATCTCTAAGTCTTGCAGCAATTTCAAGCAGATGGCATGCTTTAGTTACGTGCAACCCCAATGATGTTTCTCAAAGGGGAATTTCAAGTAATGGTGGGAACTTGGAGGCTGCTATTTCAGCAGGTTCATTGCCCATCAACTACTCAGAAAGTGATCTGGAGTCGATCGATTATTTCCCAGTACCTACAAATACTCAAATGGCCTCTTACATATCCATGTATCATAAGAGACAAGCTTTTG TTATGTACATGCAGTCCAACCTTGGCGGAGCAACCATATATGGATGGACGATTGATAGGCCACTTATTAATacaattttctttctcgagttCTCCCTAGTTCTTTTTGTACTAGGGAAGACCATAACTTTCACTACGAAGTGA
- the LOC115965466 gene encoding uncharacterized protein LOC115965466 produces the protein MESWENQREAERRKSRWSDLERLRQNIHCLGTKISHRFQIYLVLELLVVTASQFVALLETTGNPDLINFINGGDFAVSSIVELVGLIICLHSAAKISYRSLSLAAISSRCHALVTCNPNDVSQRGISSNGGNLEAAIPAGSLPINYSESDLESIDYFPVPTNTQMASYISMNHKRQAFVMYMQSNLGGATIFGWTIDRPLINTIFFLEFSLVLFVLGKTITFTTK, from the exons ATGGAGAGTTGGGAAAATCAAAGAGAAGCTGAAAGGAGAAAGAGCCGTTGGAGTGATTTGGAACG GTTGCGCCAAAATATCCAttgtttagggaccaaaattaGCCACAGGTTCCAAATATATCTTGTTCTGGAGTTGTTAGTTGTGACAGCTAGTCAATTTGTGGCTCTGCTAGAGACCACGGGAAACCCTGATCTTATTAACTTCATAAATGGTGGTGATTTTGCA GTATCTTCTATCGTTGAGCTTGTTGGGCTCATAATTTGCCTTCATTCAGCTGCAAAGATTTCATATAGATCTCTAAGTCTTGCAGCAATTTCAAGCAGATGTCATGCTTTAGTTACGTGCAACCCCAATGATGTTTCTCAAAGGGGAATTTCAAGTAATGGAGGGAACTTGGAGGCTGCTATTCCAGCAGGTTCATTGCCCATCAACTACTCAGAAAGTGATCTGGAGTCGATCGATTATTTCCCAGTACCTACAAATACTCAAATGGCCTCTTACATATCCATGAATCATAAGAGACAAGCTTTTG TTATGTACATGCAGTCCAACCTTGGCGGAGCAACCATATTCGGATGGACGATTGATAGGCCGCTTATTAATacaattttctttctcgagttCTCCCTAGTTCTTTTTGTACTAGGGAAGACCATAACTTTCACTACGAAGTGA
- the LOC115963288 gene encoding cyclin-dependent kinase G-2-like isoform X1: protein MTHPIKKRVFIKRNTEPSKLCVLSHRLSLYLPDFGAPPIPSLSFIQFLAVSLAAGQVDVLRRDFYKHSKRQNDHYRNDSHGAEYGRGRDHGARRKNGYHYSSRTRDWGSSRDGFGSRIEERKVEDLSKGDKVAGYEDGVRLPAEKKRKISPIVWDREEKDVRVSSKNRVVLVAPLPSPCPPAPSLSGVACHDVLDVDVSKCAVSGVEIQGFDNLADKVAVEDGLVGELNSQTDLSSSLPSEQSGDDCRQEHVEEEEFVGARNISMSRWASDDEALDDSRRSSPESGEICTELSGEGRASSFDRDGCSVGPVSGNTYCESELLDGDSMGIDDKQGENASVMGSDADSEGDGDARHVEETRVPTQRSTNMLQGCRSVYEFEYLKKINEGTYGVVYKAKDKKTGEIVALKKVKMGVEKGDGFPLSSLREINILMSFNHPSVVGVKEVVMDEDDFDSVFMVMEYMESDVKGVLEAMKVKKQLYCMSEVKCLMRQLLEGVKYLHDNWVIHRDLKTSNLLLSNEGELKICDFGLSRQYGSPLKPYTPLVVTLWYRAPELLLGTTKYSTAIDMWSVGCIMAELVAQEALFRGKNEIDQLGKIFQILGTPNDKIWPGLTKLWGVRPNIEQPYNLLRKKFPARSFIGSPVLCDSGFDLLNKLLTYDPEKRITAEAALKHDWFSNLAA from the exons ATGACACACCCAATCAAAAAACGCGTATTCATAAAAAGAAACACAGAGCCTTCGAAGCTGTGCGTTTTGAGCCATCGcctttctctctatcttccCGATTTCGGAGCTCCTCcgattccctctctctctttcattcaATTTCTCGCTGTATCGCTCGCCGCCG GGCAAGTTGATGTTTTGAGAAGGGACTTTTATAAGCATTCCAAAAGACAGAATGATCATTACAGGAATGATTCTCATGGCGCTGAATATGGTCGGGGCCGTGATCATGGTGCTAGACGTAAGAATGGGTACCATTATTCTTCGAGAACTCGTGACTGGGGGTCTAGTAGAGATGGGTTTGGCAGTAGAATCGAGGAGAGAAAGGTGGAAGATTTGTCAAAGGGTGATAAAGTTGCAGGTTATGAAGATGGGGTTCGGCTGCCTGcagaaaagaagaggaagatctCTCCAATTGTGTGGGACAGAGAAGAGAAGGATGTGAGGGTCTCATCTAAGAATAGAGTTGTACTGGTTGCTCCACTGCCGTCTCCTTGCCCACCTGCACCCAGCTTGAGTGGTGTGGCATGTCATGATGTTTTGGATGTGGATGTTTCGAAGTGTGCTGTTTCAGGAGTTGAGATTCAGGGATTTGATAATTTGGCAGATAAGGTTGCTGTGGAAGATGGGTTGGTGGGTGAATTGAATTCTCAAACTGATTTGTCCTCTTCATTGCCTTCAGAGCAATCTGGGGATGACTGTAGACAAGAACATGTGGAGGAAGAAGAGTTTGTTGGAGCACGGAATATCTCAATGTCAAGGTGGGCTTCTGATGATGAAGCTTTGGATGACTCTAGGAGGTCGAGTCCTGAGAGTGGGGAGATCTGTACAGAACTCTCAGGAGAGGGTAGGGCATCTAGCTTTGATAGAGATGGTTGTTCTGTGGGACCTGTCAGTGGAAATACATATTGTGAGAGTGAGTTGTTAGATGGTGATTCAATGGGTATTGATGACAAACAAGGTGAGAATGCTAGTGTTATGGGGTCAGATGCAGACTCAGAGGGTGATGGTGATGCCCGTCATGTTGAAGAGACTAGAGTCCCTACCCAAAGAAGCACAAACATGCTTCAGGGTTGTAGAAGTGTGTACGAGTTTGAATACCTTAAAAAGATAAATGAAGGCACTTATGGGGTTGTGTATAAAGCCAAGGATAAGAAGACGGGGGAAATTGTGGCCTTGAAGAAGGTGAAGATGGGTGTAGAAAAGGGGGATGGTTTCCCTTTGTCATCATTGAGGGAAATAAACATTCTCATGTCTTTCAATCACCCTTCTGTTGTTGGTGTTAAAGAAGTTGTTATGGATGAGGATGACTTTGATAGTGTTTTCATGGTTATGGAGTACATGGAATCTGATGTCAAGGGTGTATTGGAGGCAATGAAAGTCAAGAAACAGCTTTATTGTATGAGTGAAGTTAAATGCTTGATGCGGCAGCTGTTGGAGGGTGTCAAGTATCTTCATGACAATTGGGTGATTCATAGAGATTTGAAGACATCAAACCTTCTATTGAGCAATGAGGGTGAGTTGAAAATATGTGACTTCGGGCTGTCTCGCCAATACGGGAGCCCACTAAAGCCCTATACCCCTCTTGTGGTGACCCTCTGGTACAG AGCACCTGAACTTCTGCTAGGCACAACGAAGTACTCAACAGCAATTGATATGTGGTCAGTGGGATGTATAATGGCTGAATTGGTAGCGCAGGAAGCACTTTTCAgaggaaaaaatgaaattgatcAGCTTGGCAAG atttttcaaattcttgGCACACCAAATGATAAGATTTGGCCTGGATTAACAAAATTGTGGGGAGTTAGACCAAATATAGAGCAACC GTATAATCTATTGCGGAAAAAGTTTCCTGCCAGATCCTTCATAGGATCTCCTGTTCTTTGTGATTCAGGATTTGACTTGTTGAACAAACTTTTAACTTATGACCCAGAGAAG CGGATAACTGCAGAGGCCGCTCTTAAGCATGACTGGTTTAGCAATCTGGCAGCCTGA
- the LOC115963288 gene encoding cyclin-dependent kinase G-2-like isoform X2, which translates to MAAGQVDVLRRDFYKHSKRQNDHYRNDSHGAEYGRGRDHGARRKNGYHYSSRTRDWGSSRDGFGSRIEERKVEDLSKGDKVAGYEDGVRLPAEKKRKISPIVWDREEKDVRVSSKNRVVLVAPLPSPCPPAPSLSGVACHDVLDVDVSKCAVSGVEIQGFDNLADKVAVEDGLVGELNSQTDLSSSLPSEQSGDDCRQEHVEEEEFVGARNISMSRWASDDEALDDSRRSSPESGEICTELSGEGRASSFDRDGCSVGPVSGNTYCESELLDGDSMGIDDKQGENASVMGSDADSEGDGDARHVEETRVPTQRSTNMLQGCRSVYEFEYLKKINEGTYGVVYKAKDKKTGEIVALKKVKMGVEKGDGFPLSSLREINILMSFNHPSVVGVKEVVMDEDDFDSVFMVMEYMESDVKGVLEAMKVKKQLYCMSEVKCLMRQLLEGVKYLHDNWVIHRDLKTSNLLLSNEGELKICDFGLSRQYGSPLKPYTPLVVTLWYRAPELLLGTTKYSTAIDMWSVGCIMAELVAQEALFRGKNEIDQLGKIFQILGTPNDKIWPGLTKLWGVRPNIEQPYNLLRKKFPARSFIGSPVLCDSGFDLLNKLLTYDPEKRITAEAALKHDWFSNLAA; encoded by the exons ATGGCGGCAGGGCAAGTTGATGTTTTGAGAAGGGACTTTTATAAGCATTCCAAAAGACAGAATGATCATTACAGGAATGATTCTCATGGCGCTGAATATGGTCGGGGCCGTGATCATGGTGCTAGACGTAAGAATGGGTACCATTATTCTTCGAGAACTCGTGACTGGGGGTCTAGTAGAGATGGGTTTGGCAGTAGAATCGAGGAGAGAAAGGTGGAAGATTTGTCAAAGGGTGATAAAGTTGCAGGTTATGAAGATGGGGTTCGGCTGCCTGcagaaaagaagaggaagatctCTCCAATTGTGTGGGACAGAGAAGAGAAGGATGTGAGGGTCTCATCTAAGAATAGAGTTGTACTGGTTGCTCCACTGCCGTCTCCTTGCCCACCTGCACCCAGCTTGAGTGGTGTGGCATGTCATGATGTTTTGGATGTGGATGTTTCGAAGTGTGCTGTTTCAGGAGTTGAGATTCAGGGATTTGATAATTTGGCAGATAAGGTTGCTGTGGAAGATGGGTTGGTGGGTGAATTGAATTCTCAAACTGATTTGTCCTCTTCATTGCCTTCAGAGCAATCTGGGGATGACTGTAGACAAGAACATGTGGAGGAAGAAGAGTTTGTTGGAGCACGGAATATCTCAATGTCAAGGTGGGCTTCTGATGATGAAGCTTTGGATGACTCTAGGAGGTCGAGTCCTGAGAGTGGGGAGATCTGTACAGAACTCTCAGGAGAGGGTAGGGCATCTAGCTTTGATAGAGATGGTTGTTCTGTGGGACCTGTCAGTGGAAATACATATTGTGAGAGTGAGTTGTTAGATGGTGATTCAATGGGTATTGATGACAAACAAGGTGAGAATGCTAGTGTTATGGGGTCAGATGCAGACTCAGAGGGTGATGGTGATGCCCGTCATGTTGAAGAGACTAGAGTCCCTACCCAAAGAAGCACAAACATGCTTCAGGGTTGTAGAAGTGTGTACGAGTTTGAATACCTTAAAAAGATAAATGAAGGCACTTATGGGGTTGTGTATAAAGCCAAGGATAAGAAGACGGGGGAAATTGTGGCCTTGAAGAAGGTGAAGATGGGTGTAGAAAAGGGGGATGGTTTCCCTTTGTCATCATTGAGGGAAATAAACATTCTCATGTCTTTCAATCACCCTTCTGTTGTTGGTGTTAAAGAAGTTGTTATGGATGAGGATGACTTTGATAGTGTTTTCATGGTTATGGAGTACATGGAATCTGATGTCAAGGGTGTATTGGAGGCAATGAAAGTCAAGAAACAGCTTTATTGTATGAGTGAAGTTAAATGCTTGATGCGGCAGCTGTTGGAGGGTGTCAAGTATCTTCATGACAATTGGGTGATTCATAGAGATTTGAAGACATCAAACCTTCTATTGAGCAATGAGGGTGAGTTGAAAATATGTGACTTCGGGCTGTCTCGCCAATACGGGAGCCCACTAAAGCCCTATACCCCTCTTGTGGTGACCCTCTGGTACAG AGCACCTGAACTTCTGCTAGGCACAACGAAGTACTCAACAGCAATTGATATGTGGTCAGTGGGATGTATAATGGCTGAATTGGTAGCGCAGGAAGCACTTTTCAgaggaaaaaatgaaattgatcAGCTTGGCAAG atttttcaaattcttgGCACACCAAATGATAAGATTTGGCCTGGATTAACAAAATTGTGGGGAGTTAGACCAAATATAGAGCAACC GTATAATCTATTGCGGAAAAAGTTTCCTGCCAGATCCTTCATAGGATCTCCTGTTCTTTGTGATTCAGGATTTGACTTGTTGAACAAACTTTTAACTTATGACCCAGAGAAG CGGATAACTGCAGAGGCCGCTCTTAAGCATGACTGGTTTAGCAATCTGGCAGCCTGA